CTTCCGGCTCGATGATGTCCTCCTTCCAATAACGCTTGGAGGCGGAGACATCTCCCGGAAGCGAGAAGCCTTCGAGCGTCGAGAGGGCCACGTTGTGGACGCGGCCCACGCCCGACTCCAGCATCCCTCCGCACCACACCGGCACCCTGCAAGCGCGCGCCGTGTCATGCACGCGAATGGCCTCGCTCATCCCGCCCACGCGCCCCACCTTGATGTTGATGATGCGGCAAGCGCCCACCTCCAGCGCTGCTTCGGCGTCACGCGCGTTGCGAATGCCTTCGTCCAGGCAAATGGCGGTCTCGAGTTGCTTCTGCAGCCTGGCGTGAAAGAAGAAGTCGTCGTTCCACAGCGGCTGCTCGATCATGAGCAGCCGAAACTGGTCGAAGCGCTTCAGATGCTCGGCGTCATCCAGCGTGTAAGCCGAGTTGGCGTCACAGCTCAGCAGGATTTCCGGCCAGCGCTCGCGGATGCGCGCGAATACTTCGACATCCCACCCCGGTTTGCATTTCACCTTGATGCGCTGGTAGCCCGCCGCCAGCTCTTTCTCGACCTTCTCCAGCAACTGCTCGAGCGAGTCCTGTATGCCGATGGAGACGCCGCACGCGATCTCCCGCCGCGTCCCGCCCACCAGTTTCCACAACGGCACTCCCTTGATCTGCGCCTCAGCGTCCCACAGCGCATTCTCCAGCGCCGCCTTGGCCATGCGATGCACGCGCACCCGGGAGAACAACGCTACGCAGTCGCCGGCGATTGCCAGTTCTTTGCCCAGGAGCGCCGGGGCCAGATATTTCGTCAGCACGTACCAGGCGGTTTCGACCGACTCTTCGTTGTAGAACGGATCTTCGCCGGCCACGCACTCGCCCCAACCTTGGACCCCGTCGGTTTCCACCATCACCAGCAGGATGCGCCGTTCCGTGACGCGGCTGAAGCTGGTCTCAAAGAAATGCACCAGCGGCATGCGGATTTCGCGCAGCGTGATGGACTTGACCTTCATGAGCTAGCCTTGAACTTCAGACCCCGGCTTGGTTTGGCTCATTGCTGACTGCTGGCCGCTACTTACTCGCGTACGACCACTCCTCATCCCACCGTCCCAAAAGGAAGCGACCGTTGCCCTGGGCGTCGCGCTCGTAGCCCAGCACAGACTGGCCGCTGGCGAACGCGCGCCGGAAGTCCTCCCGGTTGCGCTGTTGCACCTCGCGAGCCTTGTCCCGATCGTCCGCGGACGCCTTCCATTCGTAGATCTTGCCTGGAACCTCGATGGTCCTCTCGGTGACGAAGTCGGGGCGCGTGCCGGTTTTGAGCAGAGTCTCTACCCGGCGCGAGCGCAGCCACCACTCTGCCACCAGTCTGTCCGTGGGCAGGCCGCCGTGCAGCGGCGACGAGGTGGTCCCGTACTGGTTGATGGTGTAGCGCCGCGTGATCGCGCCCAGGCGCTCGATGTTCAAATGCGCGTTCTTGATCTCCAGGGGATCGAAGGTCCACTCGATCAGCTCGAAGCCGCGGGCCAGCGCATCCTCTCGCTGAGCCAGCTTGAGCCGCCTCCCCAGCCCCGAATTCCGATAATTTTCTCGCACCGCCAGCATGTGCGAATGCAGGTAGGGATGCCCGCCGCGCGTGCCCGGCACCGACATGGCAAAGCCCACCATGCGCTCGCCGTCGAACGCTCCGATGATCTGGCCCCCGACCTTTTCCGCCACCACGAACAGCCGCAGCGGGACCACGTCCAGGTCGGAAAAATTCCACACTTCTTTCTGCAGGTCGATGCAGCCGCCGTACTCTTCCAGCCCGCGGCAGGGCCGTACGATGACCTCGGGACTCACGGCTCCGTCTCTCCCCGCTCGCGCTCCTTGGACTGCTGCCAGAGCGCTTCCAGTTCTTCCAGCGGCGTCTCCTGCGGCCGGCGTCCGCGGCGGCGCAACTCTTCCTCCAGCCATTGGAACCGCCGCTTGAACTTGCGGTTGGTCTTGCGCAACGCCGATTCGGGATCGAGCGAGAGATAGCGCGCCAGGTTGGCCGCTACGAAGAGCAGGTCCCCGATCTCATCCTCCAGGCGGTGGCGCAGTTCTTCCGGGATCTTTGTGCCGCGCGCCCCGGCTACACCGGCGGCGGACTCCGGCCGCGGGCCCGGCGCGGGGTATTGTTCGAGGTTGCGCCGCAGTTCTCCCGTTTCCTCTTCGAGCTTCTCGAACAGGCCCTCGATGGTGGGCCAGTCGAAGCCGACGTGCGCCGCCCGCGAGCTCAGCTTCAGTGCCTCCAGCAATGCCGGAATCGCAGAGGAGACCCCCGCCAGCACCGACCGCGGCTCTTCCTCCTTCCCTTCCTCCGCCAGTCCGGAGCGCTCGGCCAGCCGCTTCTTCTGCTCTTCCGCCTTGAGCGTTTCCCAATTGCGCAGCACGTCGGCTGGCGTTTCCGCCTTCACATCGCCGAAGACGTGAGGATGCCGGTCCACCAGCTTCTGGCTCAACCGGTCCAGGACTTCATCAATGGAAAAATGCCCGGCCTCCCTGGCCATCTCGGCGTAGAAGAGTACTTGCAGCAGCAGATCGCCGAGTTCACCCCTCAGTTCCTGCCAGTCCCGGTTGTCGATGGCTTCCAGAACCTCGTAGGTTTCCTCGAGCGTGTAGGGCTTGATGGAATCGAACGTCTGCTCGCGGTCCCAGGGGCAGCCGCCGGGCGCGCGCAAGCGCTCCATGATGGCGACGGCGCGCTCGAAACGTTCTCCTCGCGTCGGAGGCATGGAGCAACTAATCTAACCGAGTCCCATAGCGATGCCAAACTCGCGCCGCGGCATGGTCGATTCAGCCGCGCCGGCCCAGGGTTCTTACCAGGAGTTCCGTGTCATCCGAAATGATGGCGTCGGCTCCCGCCGCCGCCAGGCGCAGCATGTCCTTC
Above is a genomic segment from Terriglobales bacterium containing:
- the menC gene encoding o-succinylbenzoate synthase, with amino-acid sequence MKVKSITLREIRMPLVHFFETSFSRVTERRILLVMVETDGVQGWGECVAGEDPFYNEESVETAWYVLTKYLAPALLGKELAIAGDCVALFSRVRVHRMAKAALENALWDAEAQIKGVPLWKLVGGTRREIACGVSIGIQDSLEQLLEKVEKELAAGYQRIKVKCKPGWDVEVFARIRERWPEILLSCDANSAYTLDDAEHLKRFDQFRLLMIEQPLWNDDFFFHARLQKQLETAICLDEGIRNARDAEAALEVGACRIINIKVGRVGGMSEAIRVHDTARACRVPVWCGGMLESGVGRVHNVALSTLEGFSLPGDVSASKRYWKEDIIEPEVEVSKQGTIAVSDQPGRGYEVKQALVEKLTVRTEVIC
- a CDS encoding GNAT family N-acetyltransferase, with protein sequence MSPEVIVRPCRGLEEYGGCIDLQKEVWNFSDLDVVPLRLFVVAEKVGGQIIGAFDGERMVGFAMSVPGTRGGHPYLHSHMLAVRENYRNSGLGRRLKLAQREDALARGFELIEWTFDPLEIKNAHLNIERLGAITRRYTINQYGTTSSPLHGGLPTDRLVAEWWLRSRRVETLLKTGTRPDFVTERTIEVPGKIYEWKASADDRDKAREVQQRNREDFRRAFASGQSVLGYERDAQGNGRFLLGRWDEEWSYASK
- the mazG gene encoding nucleoside triphosphate pyrophosphohydrolase, whose product is MPPTRGERFERAVAIMERLRAPGGCPWDREQTFDSIKPYTLEETYEVLEAIDNRDWQELRGELGDLLLQVLFYAEMAREAGHFSIDEVLDRLSQKLVDRHPHVFGDVKAETPADVLRNWETLKAEEQKKRLAERSGLAEEGKEEEPRSVLAGVSSAIPALLEALKLSSRAAHVGFDWPTIEGLFEKLEEETGELRRNLEQYPAPGPRPESAAGVAGARGTKIPEELRHRLEDEIGDLLFVAANLARYLSLDPESALRKTNRKFKRRFQWLEEELRRRGRRPQETPLEELEALWQQSKERERGETEP